In Actinomycetes bacterium, the DNA window ACGCCCTGATCGGCCAGCGCGCCGGCGATCAGGTCCAGCAGGCGGCGCTCGTTCGCGAACGTCATGGCACGACGGGCCTGCTCGGGGCTGAACCAGCTGGCGTCCTCCATCTCGGCGTCGTGCAGGGCGAAGTCGCCGCCGACGGCCCGCATCAGGAAGTAGTGGACGAACTTGTGGTACCGGGTCTGCTCCGGAGCCCACACGAACCAGTAGTCGATGGTGTCGAGCGGGCCGAGCAGCTGGACCTCCAGCCCGGTCTCCTCCTGCACCTCGCGCAGGGCCGTCTCGGCCACCGTCTCCCCGGTCTCCTGCTGGCCCTTTGGCAGCGTCCACTGCAGCGCGCCT includes these proteins:
- a CDS encoding NUDIX hydrolase, which encodes MKTARATSAGGVVLAEPRPDAPVALVAHRSSRGALQWTLPKGQQETGETVAETALREVQEETGLEVQLLGPLDTIDYWFVWAPEQTRYHKFVHYFLMRAVGGDFALHDAEMEDASWFSPEQARRAMTFANERRLLDLIAGALADQGVAG